From Butyricimonas paravirosa, one genomic window encodes:
- the ung gene encoding uracil-DNA glycosylase, translating to MKVQIEESWQQRLQDEFDKPYFEKLVAFVKSEYKKAHVLPPGHQIFHVFNACPFEKVKIVILGQDPYPNPGQYYGVCFSVPDGVAIPGSLANIFKEIHMDLGTPIPTSGNLDHWVTQGVFPINSVLTVRAHETGSHRDKGWEIFTDAVIKKLSDERENLVFMLWGSYAKQKMSLIDTRKHLVLTTVHPSPRSAEYGFFGCKHFSKANAFLRSKGIQEINW from the coding sequence ATGAAGGTTCAAATAGAAGAAAGTTGGCAACAACGCTTACAGGATGAATTTGACAAACCCTATTTCGAGAAATTAGTGGCGTTTGTCAAGAGTGAATACAAGAAAGCTCATGTACTTCCTCCGGGACACCAGATATTTCATGTATTCAACGCCTGCCCCTTTGAAAAAGTAAAAATTGTCATCTTGGGACAAGATCCTTATCCTAATCCGGGTCAATATTACGGAGTATGTTTTTCCGTACCGGATGGGGTAGCTATTCCCGGCTCTCTGGCAAATATTTTTAAAGAAATACACATGGACCTGGGGACACCCATCCCGACCTCCGGGAATCTGGACCATTGGGTAACCCAAGGGGTATTCCCCATAAACTCGGTACTCACGGTTCGGGCGCACGAAACGGGATCTCACAGAGACAAAGGCTGGGAAATTTTTACCGATGCCGTGATCAAAAAATTAAGTGATGAACGGGAGAACTTGGTTTTCATGTTATGGGGAAGTTATGCCAAACAAAAGATGTCACTTATTGATACTCGTAAACATCTTGTGTTAACTACCGTACACCCCTCTCCCCGTTCTGCTGAGTATGGTTTCTTCGGTTGTAAACATTTCAGTAAAGCCAATGCTTTTCTACGAAGTAAGGGTATTCAAGAAATCAACTGGTAA
- a CDS encoding RagB/SusD family nutrient uptake outer membrane protein, with protein sequence MRYFIILITSIWFLVGCEDLLDMEPKNSLTYGNSMTEKELEASVRGAQAIIRTYMMMHYNNGSNYVNGSYADEVEYTLSLRRNLDPQVIPGGDWGQHYNVISVANRTIYLAKHSDLDQDRKNLYLGQGYFLKAFIYYDLLKEWGECVLIKDEVEPKPVAKSPWTEIADYAIEVAQEAVDALPDFSEIKDSKGQYASYKSTPCKGAANALLAHLCAWKAGGKYFAREDQRNYDERELWLRAERACSWVIDSSVYQLALSPEEVCTEVMVGGSKESIFESVYKDQWIELGSMWQMLKFNPAREYENWPINNLATPSDNEWNTFNIKTTTVREMFPDGDLRKDAYFYKFEEMAHPDSVEITHGFAYPYKWRYGYYQDDGWMKFLSNINQNKIWWRLADIILLRAECRARLGGEYIAGAMEDLNTIRRRANAKLYSSSEYGGDLRYAIFKEREKELLMEGYRYYDVIRNGYVRTELEEGFRKASDQDFIDGCFFNAIESGAFNKNTLMRQNSYWLRYM encoded by the coding sequence ATGAGATATTTTATTATTTTAATAACAAGTATTTGGTTTCTTGTCGGGTGCGAGGATCTCTTGGATATGGAACCCAAAAATTCCTTGACTTACGGGAATAGCATGACGGAGAAAGAGTTGGAGGCATCTGTTCGGGGGGCGCAAGCGATTATCAGGACTTATATGATGATGCACTATAATAATGGTTCAAATTACGTGAATGGTAGTTACGCTGATGAAGTAGAATATACCCTTTCTTTGAGACGGAATCTGGACCCACAAGTAATTCCGGGTGGAGATTGGGGACAACACTATAACGTGATTTCCGTGGCTAACCGGACGATATATTTAGCGAAACATAGTGATCTTGATCAAGATCGGAAGAATTTGTATCTTGGTCAAGGGTATTTTTTGAAGGCTTTTATTTATTATGACTTATTGAAAGAATGGGGCGAGTGCGTGTTGATTAAAGATGAGGTCGAACCCAAGCCAGTGGCTAAATCCCCGTGGACGGAAATTGCAGATTATGCGATAGAAGTGGCACAGGAGGCCGTGGACGCTTTACCTGATTTCTCGGAAATAAAGGATTCTAAAGGACAATATGCTAGTTATAAGTCAACTCCTTGCAAGGGAGCAGCGAATGCTTTGTTAGCTCATTTATGCGCGTGGAAAGCCGGGGGAAAGTATTTTGCCCGGGAAGACCAAAGAAATTATGACGAACGGGAACTTTGGCTAAGAGCGGAACGGGCTTGTTCGTGGGTAATCGATTCATCTGTTTATCAATTGGCCTTGTCCCCGGAAGAGGTTTGCACGGAGGTCATGGTTGGGGGTAGTAAAGAAAGTATTTTTGAATCGGTGTATAAGGATCAGTGGATAGAATTGGGAAGTATGTGGCAAATGTTGAAATTTAATCCTGCAAGAGAGTACGAGAATTGGCCGATTAATAATCTTGCCACGCCTTCGGATAATGAATGGAATACTTTTAATATTAAAACAACGACTGTACGGGAGATGTTCCCGGATGGTGATTTGCGTAAAGACGCTTATTTTTATAAGTTTGAGGAAATGGCCCATCCGGATAGCGTGGAAATAACTCATGGCTTTGCTTATCCCTATAAATGGAGATATGGTTACTATCAAGATGATGGATGGATGAAATTTTTGAGTAATATTAATCAAAACAAAATCTGGTGGCGTTTAGCTGATATTATCCTATTACGGGCAGAATGTCGAGCCCGTTTGGGAGGGGAATATATTGCCGGAGCGATGGAGGATTTGAACACGATTCGTCGCCGGGCAAATGCTAAACTCTATTCTTCTTCAGAATATGGCGGGGATTTACGTTATGCAATTTTTAAGGAACGGGAGAAAGAGTTGTTGATGGAGGGATACCGCTATTATGACGTGATCCGGAATGGATACGTGCGGACGGAGTTGGAAGAGGGTTTCCGAAAAGCCTCTGATCAGGATTTTATAGACGGGTGTTTCTTTAATGCAATTGAAAGTGGTGCATTTAATAAAAATACGTTGATGCGTCAGAATTCATACTGGTTGCGGTATATGTAA
- a CDS encoding RtcB family protein: MIELKGTYNQDCKIFIDEVETEAIELVRNILNQEISAGVQVRIMPDTHVGKGIVIGFTMPVTRMVNPNYIGVDIGCSVTTFKLNQRIEKERFPTLDHAIRRSIPMGMHIRKEKNLEDWWITPYFETVNNNLHAFQQKWFQRFGETKGSIQVDKEYISRLCKKIGIKESTFYCSVGTLGGGNHFIELGESTKDGSHYLTIHSGSRHFGLKVCNYHAKKMHKTTVLPEEYHEEFKCITRDTLPTSDIPQKLEELNKRYHVGKREYMLEGEDMYEYLVDMVIAQTYAQFNHKAMAKAIFKDLGENYRAVDTVYSMHNFIDTTDWIIRKGAIRAYQGEKMVIPFNMRDGLLICEGKSNPDWNCSAPHGAGRVLARNKALKILDMEEFTKEMEGIYSTSVCRQTLDESPMAYKDKDLIMLAIQDTATIIDTIKPIMNIKAL, encoded by the coding sequence ATGATAGAATTAAAAGGAACATACAATCAAGATTGTAAAATTTTCATCGACGAAGTGGAAACCGAAGCCATCGAGTTGGTCCGGAACATTCTAAACCAGGAAATCTCTGCCGGAGTACAAGTACGAATCATGCCGGATACCCACGTGGGTAAGGGTATCGTGATTGGATTCACCATGCCCGTGACACGAATGGTCAACCCGAACTATATTGGTGTGGACATCGGTTGTTCCGTCACCACGTTCAAATTAAACCAGCGAATCGAAAAAGAACGATTCCCTACACTGGACCACGCCATCCGGCGTTCCATCCCCATGGGAATGCATATCCGAAAGGAAAAGAATTTGGAAGACTGGTGGATTACCCCCTATTTTGAAACCGTGAATAATAACCTTCATGCCTTTCAACAAAAATGGTTCCAGCGATTCGGGGAAACCAAAGGTTCCATTCAAGTCGATAAAGAATATATCTCCCGCTTGTGTAAAAAAATCGGTATCAAAGAAAGTACCTTCTATTGTTCCGTGGGAACATTAGGCGGTGGAAATCATTTTATCGAATTGGGAGAATCTACCAAGGATGGATCACATTACCTGACCATTCACTCCGGTTCTCGTCATTTCGGGTTGAAGGTGTGTAATTATCATGCCAAGAAAATGCATAAAACGACCGTCCTTCCGGAAGAGTACCATGAAGAATTCAAGTGTATCACGCGTGATACACTACCGACAAGTGATATTCCCCAGAAACTGGAAGAGTTAAACAAACGTTACCACGTCGGGAAAAGGGAGTATATGCTTGAAGGAGAAGATATGTATGAATATCTTGTCGATATGGTTATTGCTCAAACTTACGCGCAATTCAACCATAAAGCCATGGCAAAAGCCATATTCAAAGACTTGGGTGAAAATTACCGAGCCGTGGACACGGTTTACTCCATGCATAATTTCATCGATACGACCGATTGGATCATTCGAAAAGGAGCCATTCGAGCCTATCAAGGTGAAAAAATGGTTATCCCATTCAACATGCGTGACGGTTTGTTGATTTGCGAAGGAAAAAGTAACCCGGACTGGAACTGTTCCGCCCCTCATGGAGCCGGAAGGGTACTTGCCCGGAACAAAGCACTGAAAATACTGGATATGGAGGAATTCACGAAAGAAATGGAAGGCATTTATTCCACCTCCGTCTGCCGACAAACCCTTGATGAATCCCCGATGGCGTATAAAGATAAAGATTTGATCATGCTGGCGATACAAGACACGGCAACGATCATCGACACGATCAAACCAATCATGAACATCAAAGCTTTGTAA
- a CDS encoding GNAT family N-acetyltransferase, translated as MKTGVSDLPRSMNQGNEFLMLREKKHRVRIEGEGFVVREWRFSDCDSLAENANNEKIWNNVMDHFPHPYTKQDAFDYISMVHAMPVPPMRFAIEVDGKAVGSIGFGSEGDIERVTAEIGYWLGEPYWGRGIMPRVVAAVTRYAFETFGYQKLYALVFDYNPGSMRVLEKAGYQLEAVLHKAAVKNGKVIDFYYYSIMKEN; from the coding sequence ATGAAAACAGGTGTAAGCGATTTGCCCCGATCGATGAATCAGGGAAATGAGTTCTTAATGTTACGGGAAAAAAAGCACAGAGTTAGGATTGAAGGTGAGGGATTCGTGGTGCGTGAATGGCGTTTTTCGGATTGTGATTCTTTAGCCGAAAATGCTAATAATGAGAAGATTTGGAATAATGTTATGGATCACTTTCCACATCCATACACGAAACAAGATGCTTTTGATTATATCAGTATGGTTCATGCCATGCCTGTACCCCCGATGCGATTCGCGATCGAGGTGGATGGGAAAGCAGTAGGAAGTATCGGGTTTGGTTCAGAAGGTGACATTGAACGGGTAACAGCCGAAATCGGTTATTGGCTGGGAGAACCTTACTGGGGACGGGGAATCATGCCTAGAGTCGTGGCTGCCGTCACGCGATACGCGTTTGAAACGTTCGGTTACCAAAAACTTTACGCTTTGGTTTTTGATTACAATCCGGGATCCATGCGTGTATTGGAGAAAGCAGGGTATCAATTGGAGGCGGTGTTGCACAAGGCGGCCGTGAAAAATGGGAAGGTGATAGATTTCTATTATTACAGTATCATGAAAGAGAATTAA